DNA sequence from the Pedobacter sp. W3I1 genome:
GACCAATGTTGATTGAAACGCAGGCTTTGGTGAGTTCGGCAGCATATGGAACCCCTCAACGCTCTGCAACAGGCTTTGATACTAAAAGAATGAATATGCTCTTAGCTGTTTTAGAAAAACGCTGTGGCTTTAGGTTAAGTACACAAGATGTTTTCTTAAATATCGCCGGCGGAATTAGAGTGGAAGATCCGGCCATTGACCTGGCTGTATTAATTGCCATTATATCATCGCATCAGGATATCGCTGTGTCTTCAAAAAATTGTTTCGCTGCAGAGGTAGGTCTGTCAGGAGAAATAAGAGCAGTAAACAGAATCGAACATCGCATTGCTGAAGCAGATAAATTGGGTTTCGAAACCATTTACATCTCTAAATACAATTTAAAAGGCATTGCTTTAGAAAAATACAATCTTGAGATTAAAGCAGTAAGTAAAATAGAAGAAGTGTTCAGTCTTGTTTTTGGATAAAATAAGAGTGGGGAAATAATTCAACAACATTCCACACAAAGAAGATAATATTCTACATTTCTACAACATCATTGATTACTAACAAAATTATCATAAAAAAAATAACTCACTGAATACAAGAACATTAATCATAACCAAAACAAAGATTAAAGTTTTGGATTCTGGTTTGCCTATAAAAAATCAGCTGTATATCATAGAATGTGATCTACACGATTATAGGGATGATTTTCCTCGTTAACGGATGTTAACGAGGCTTTTTTGTTTCACGATTTAGAAAAATTTTAAATAACTTTGATTAGATCATAACCGGATAATTATAAAATCATGAAAAAAATCATTCTAAGCTTGGGTTTTTGTCTATTTACGGCACTTTCATTTGCTCAAACCGCATATACTGGTCAGAAATTTGGAGAAGAAGTTAAACCAGGCGATGTAAAACCAGCTGCAAAGATGGAGGTTGCTATGGGGGATAAAAAAACTGTCGATATGAAAATCGAAGGTAAGGTGGTTGATGTATGTAAGAAAAAGGGATGCTGGATGACATTAGAAATGCCTAATGGTGAT
Encoded proteins:
- a CDS encoding DUF4920 domain-containing protein, with product MKKIILSLGFCLFTALSFAQTAYTGQKFGEEVKPGDVKPAAKMEVAMGDKKTVDMKIEGKVVDVCKKKGCWMTLEMPNGDPMRVTFKDYAFFMPMDIVGKKVVLDGLAKKQTISVETLRHYAEDAKKSPEEVAKITDPKKELAFEAKGVVILDK